A genomic region of Oryza glaberrima chromosome 1, OglaRS2, whole genome shotgun sequence contains the following coding sequences:
- the LOC127760427 gene encoding phospholipase A1-II 5 isoform X2 — MDKSQGVLLSSNVGAGSRPWPELLGSAHWDGLLDPLDLTLRRLILLCGDLCQVTYDSFNSDSHSRYCGSCRFSRATLLDRTQFPAAGDLSVAAYLYATSDATAFPGSMVYSMSREAWSKESNWIGYVAVSNDSAAAASGQRVIYVAWRGTIRSLEWVDVLKPDLVDHDDILPEGHPGRGRSRVMKGWYLIYSSTDERSPFSKYSARDQMLAAVRELVARYRNESLSVVCTGHSLGASLATLCAFDIVVNGVSKVGDGAHIPVTAVVFGSPQIGNPEFKKQFEEQPNLRALHVRNMPDLIPLYPSGLLGYANVGKTLQVDSKKSPYVKRDTSPGDYHNLQGILHTVAGWDGKDGEFKLQVKRSVALVNKSSGFLKDSNLVPESWWVERNKGMVLGQNGEWQLEGPAEENLPVPPVVTGKIIDDDVAAVATSSNAKEGLIHVKPELRELLKTTSEKDSRAVASN, encoded by the exons ATGGACAAGAGCCAGGGAGTCCTACTGTCCAGCAACGTCGGGGCCGGCTCCCGGCCGTGGCCGGAGCTGCTCGGCTCCGCCCACTGGGACGGCCTCCTCGACCCGCTCGACCTCACGCTGCGCCGCCTCATCCTGCTCTGCGGCGACCTCTGCCAGGTCACCTACGACTCCTTCAACTCCGACTCCCACTCCAGGTACTGCGGCTCCTGCCGCTTCTCCAGGGCCACGCTCCTCGACCGTACGCAGttcccggccgccggcgacctctccgtcgccgcctaCCTCTACGCCACCTCCGACGCCACGGCGTTCCCGGGGAGCATGGTGTACTCGATGTCGCGCGAGGCGTGGAGCAAGGAGTCCAACTGGATCGGCTACGTCGCCGTGTCCAACGActccgcggcggccgcctcggGCCAGCGCGTCATCTACGTCGCGTGGCGCGGCACCATCCGGTCGCTGGAGTGGGTCGACGTGCTCAAGCCGGACCTGGTCGACCACGACGACATCCTCCCCGAGGGGCACCCGGGGCGCGGCCGGTCGCGCGTCATGAAGGGGTGGTACCTCATCTACAGCTCCACCGACGAGCGCTCCCCTTTCTCCAAGTACAGCGCCCGCGACCAGatgctcgccgccgtgcgcgaGCTGGTGGCGAGGTACAGGAACGAGAGCCTCAGCGTCGTCTGCACGGGGCACAGCCTCGGCGCGTCGCTCGCCACGCTCTGCGCGTTCGATATCGTCGTCAACGGCGTTTCcaaggtcggcgacggcgcgcacATCCCGGTGACCGCCGTGGTGTTCGGGAGCCCGCAGATCGGGAACCCGGAGTTCAAGAAGCAGTTCGAGGAGCAGCCCAACCTGCGGGCGCTGCACGTCAGGAACATGCCCGACCTCATCCCGCTCTACCCGAGCGGCCTCCTCGGCTACGCCAACGTCGGCAAAACCCTCCAGGTCGACTCCAAGAAGTCGCCCTACGTGAAGCGAGACACCAGCCCAGGCGACTACCACAACCTGCAGGGGATCCTGCACACGGTGGCCGGCTGGGACGGGAAGGACGGCGAGTTCAAGCTCCAGGTGAAGCGCAGCGTCGCGCTGGTGAACAAGTCGAGCGGCTTCCTCAAGGACAGCAACCTTGTGCCGGAGTCATGGTGGGTGGAGAGGAACAAAGGCATGGTGCTCGGCCAGAACGGGGAATGGCAGCTCGAGGGGCCCGCAGAGGAGAACCTGCCCGTGCCACCGGTGGTGACCGGGAAGAtcatcgacgacgacgtcgctgCCGTGGCCACCTCCAGCAATGCCAAGGAGG GCCTGATACATGTAAAGCCGGAGCTGCGTGAGTTGTTGAAGACCACATCAGAAAAAGACTCGAGAGCGGTGGCGTCGAACTGA
- the LOC127760427 gene encoding phospholipase A1-II 5 isoform X1, with amino-acid sequence MDKSQGVLLSSNVGAGSRPWPELLGSAHWDGLLDPLDLTLRRLILLCGDLCQVTYDSFNSDSHSRYCGSCRFSRATLLDRTQFPAAGDLSVAAYLYATSDATAFPGSMVYSMSREAWSKESNWIGYVAVSNDSAAAASGQRVIYVAWRGTIRSLEWVDVLKPDLVDHDDILPEGHPGRGRSRVMKGWYLIYSSTDERSPFSKYSARDQMLAAVRELVARYRNESLSVVCTGHSLGASLATLCAFDIVVNGVSKVGDGAHIPVTAVVFGSPQIGNPEFKKQFEEQPNLRALHVRNMPDLIPLYPSGLLGYANVGKTLQVDSKKSPYVKRDTSPGDYHNLQGILHTVAGWDGKDGEFKLQVKRSVALVNKSSGFLKDSNLVPESWWVERNKGMVLGQNGEWQLEGPAEENLPVPPVVTGKIIDDDVAAVATSSNAKEGKKTGKGSKLLSGLIDQLLCVPDTCKAGAA; translated from the exons ATGGACAAGAGCCAGGGAGTCCTACTGTCCAGCAACGTCGGGGCCGGCTCCCGGCCGTGGCCGGAGCTGCTCGGCTCCGCCCACTGGGACGGCCTCCTCGACCCGCTCGACCTCACGCTGCGCCGCCTCATCCTGCTCTGCGGCGACCTCTGCCAGGTCACCTACGACTCCTTCAACTCCGACTCCCACTCCAGGTACTGCGGCTCCTGCCGCTTCTCCAGGGCCACGCTCCTCGACCGTACGCAGttcccggccgccggcgacctctccgtcgccgcctaCCTCTACGCCACCTCCGACGCCACGGCGTTCCCGGGGAGCATGGTGTACTCGATGTCGCGCGAGGCGTGGAGCAAGGAGTCCAACTGGATCGGCTACGTCGCCGTGTCCAACGActccgcggcggccgcctcggGCCAGCGCGTCATCTACGTCGCGTGGCGCGGCACCATCCGGTCGCTGGAGTGGGTCGACGTGCTCAAGCCGGACCTGGTCGACCACGACGACATCCTCCCCGAGGGGCACCCGGGGCGCGGCCGGTCGCGCGTCATGAAGGGGTGGTACCTCATCTACAGCTCCACCGACGAGCGCTCCCCTTTCTCCAAGTACAGCGCCCGCGACCAGatgctcgccgccgtgcgcgaGCTGGTGGCGAGGTACAGGAACGAGAGCCTCAGCGTCGTCTGCACGGGGCACAGCCTCGGCGCGTCGCTCGCCACGCTCTGCGCGTTCGATATCGTCGTCAACGGCGTTTCcaaggtcggcgacggcgcgcacATCCCGGTGACCGCCGTGGTGTTCGGGAGCCCGCAGATCGGGAACCCGGAGTTCAAGAAGCAGTTCGAGGAGCAGCCCAACCTGCGGGCGCTGCACGTCAGGAACATGCCCGACCTCATCCCGCTCTACCCGAGCGGCCTCCTCGGCTACGCCAACGTCGGCAAAACCCTCCAGGTCGACTCCAAGAAGTCGCCCTACGTGAAGCGAGACACCAGCCCAGGCGACTACCACAACCTGCAGGGGATCCTGCACACGGTGGCCGGCTGGGACGGGAAGGACGGCGAGTTCAAGCTCCAGGTGAAGCGCAGCGTCGCGCTGGTGAACAAGTCGAGCGGCTTCCTCAAGGACAGCAACCTTGTGCCGGAGTCATGGTGGGTGGAGAGGAACAAAGGCATGGTGCTCGGCCAGAACGGGGAATGGCAGCTCGAGGGGCCCGCAGAGGAGAACCTGCCCGTGCCACCGGTGGTGACCGGGAAGAtcatcgacgacgacgtcgctgCCGTGGCCACCTCCAGCAATGCCAAGGAGGGTAAGAAGACGGGCAAAGGGTCTAAGCTTCTGTCTGGATTGATTGATCAACTGCTTTGTGT GCCTGATACATGTAAAGCCGGAGCTGCGTGA
- the LOC127758149 gene encoding V-type proton ATPase subunit B 2-like isoform X2 has translation MLPNFQSLLGRLTPATSTVEASSTISNMVVANGNVDTEEGTLEIGMEYRTVSGVAGPLVILDKVKGPKYQEIVNIRLGDGTTRRGQVLEVDGEKAVVQVFEGTSGIDNKYTTVQFTGEVLKTPVSLDMLGRVFNGSGKPIDNGPPILPEAYLDISGSSINPSERTYPEEMIQTGISTIDVMNSIARGQKIPLFSAAGLPHNEIAAQICRQAGLVKCLEKSDNILESSEDENFAIVFAAMGVNMETAQFFKRDFEENGSMERVTLFLNLANDPTIERIITPRIALTTAEYLAYECGKHVLVILTDMSSYADALREVSAAREEVPGRRGYPGYMYTDLATIYERAGRIEGRKGSITQIPILTMPNDDITHPTPDLTGYITEGQIYIDRQLHNRQIYPPINVLPSLSRLMKSAIGEGMTRRDHSDVSNQLYANYAIGKDVQAMKAVVGEEALSSEDLLYLEFLDKFERKFVTQGAYDTRNIFQSLDLAWSLLRIFPRELLHRIPAKTLDQYYSRDASH, from the exons ATGTTGCCGAATTTTCAGAGTTTGTTGGGTAGATTGACCCCCGCTACCTCCACTGTGGAG GCTTCTTCTACAATCTCAAACATGGTTGTTGCAAATGGTAATGTCGACACGGAGGAAGGAACTCTTGAGATTGGGATGG AGTACAGGACAGTCTCTGGAGTTGCTGGTCCTCTAGTCATTCTTGATAAAGTGAAG GGTCCTAAATACCAAGAAATTGTCAATATACGATTAGGAGATGGCACAACTAGGCGTGGTCAAGTGCTTGAAGTCGATGGGGAGAAAGCTGTTGTTCAG GTTTTCGAAGGAACATCTGGTATTGACAACAAATACACAACTGTACAATTCACCGGTGAG GTTCTAAAAACTCCAGTGTCACTGGATATGCTTGGACGTGTCTTCAATGGTTCTGGGAAACCTATAGATAATGGCCCACCGATTTTACCAGAGGCTTACTTGGATATTTCTG GAAGTTCTATCAATCCCAGTGAACGAACATACCCTGAAGAAATGATTCAGACTGGGATATCTACAATTGATGTTATGAATTCTATTGCCCGTGGTCAGAAGATCCCTCTGTTTTCCGCTGCTGGTCTCCCACACAATGAAATTGCCGCTCAGATTTGCCGTCAGGCTGGTCTGGTAAAGTGTTTAGAGAAGAGTGACAATATCTTGGAG AGTTCCGAGGATGAAAATTTTGCGATTGTCTTTGCTGCTATGGGAGTAAACATGGAGACAGCACAATTTTTCAAGCGTGATTTTGAGGAAAATGGTTCAATGGAGAGAGTTACCTTATTTCTTAATCTG GCAAATGATCCAACTATCGAGCGTATTATCACCCCAAGAATTGCTCTCACCACAGCAGAATACTTGGCATATGAGTGCGGGAAGCATGTTCTTGTCATCCTGACTGACATGAGCTCATATGCCGATGCGCTTCGTGAA GTTTCTGCAGCTCGAGAGGAAGTACCTGGACGGCGTGGTTATCCTGGTTATATGTATACTGATTTGGCAACTATCTATGAGCGTGCTGGTCGAatagaaggaagaaaaggatcAATTACGCAGATACCCATTTTAACCATGCCTAATGATG ATATTACACATCCAACTCCTGATCTTACTGGTTATATCACTGAGGGACAGATCTACATTGACAGGCAACTACATAATCGACAG ATCTATCCACCGATTAATGTCCTTCCTTCACTCTCCCGGCTCATGAAG AGTGCTATTGGTGAAGGCATGACTCGCAGGGATCATTCTGATGTTTCGAACCAG CTGTATGCCAATTACGCCATAGGCAAGGACGTACAGGCGATGAAGGCAGTGGTTGGAGAGGAAGCGTTGTCATCAGAGGACCTG cTGTACCTCGAGTTTCTTGACAAGTTCGAGCGGAAGTTCGTGACACAAGGAGCATATGACACACGCAACATCTTCCAGTCGCTTGACCTCGCCTGGTCACTACTGCGCATCTTTCCCCGAGAGCTGCTTCACCGTATACCAGCGAAAACCCTTGACCAGTATTATAGCCGTGATGCCTCCCACTGA
- the LOC127758149 gene encoding V-type proton ATPase subunit B 2-like isoform X1, which produces MLPNFQSLLGRLTPATSTVEQASSTISNMVVANGNVDTEEGTLEIGMEYRTVSGVAGPLVILDKVKGPKYQEIVNIRLGDGTTRRGQVLEVDGEKAVVQVFEGTSGIDNKYTTVQFTGEVLKTPVSLDMLGRVFNGSGKPIDNGPPILPEAYLDISGSSINPSERTYPEEMIQTGISTIDVMNSIARGQKIPLFSAAGLPHNEIAAQICRQAGLVKCLEKSDNILESSEDENFAIVFAAMGVNMETAQFFKRDFEENGSMERVTLFLNLANDPTIERIITPRIALTTAEYLAYECGKHVLVILTDMSSYADALREVSAAREEVPGRRGYPGYMYTDLATIYERAGRIEGRKGSITQIPILTMPNDDITHPTPDLTGYITEGQIYIDRQLHNRQIYPPINVLPSLSRLMKSAIGEGMTRRDHSDVSNQLYANYAIGKDVQAMKAVVGEEALSSEDLLYLEFLDKFERKFVTQGAYDTRNIFQSLDLAWSLLRIFPRELLHRIPAKTLDQYYSRDASH; this is translated from the exons ATGTTGCCGAATTTTCAGAGTTTGTTGGGTAGATTGACCCCCGCTACCTCCACTGTGGAG CAGGCTTCTTCTACAATCTCAAACATGGTTGTTGCAAATGGTAATGTCGACACGGAGGAAGGAACTCTTGAGATTGGGATGG AGTACAGGACAGTCTCTGGAGTTGCTGGTCCTCTAGTCATTCTTGATAAAGTGAAG GGTCCTAAATACCAAGAAATTGTCAATATACGATTAGGAGATGGCACAACTAGGCGTGGTCAAGTGCTTGAAGTCGATGGGGAGAAAGCTGTTGTTCAG GTTTTCGAAGGAACATCTGGTATTGACAACAAATACACAACTGTACAATTCACCGGTGAG GTTCTAAAAACTCCAGTGTCACTGGATATGCTTGGACGTGTCTTCAATGGTTCTGGGAAACCTATAGATAATGGCCCACCGATTTTACCAGAGGCTTACTTGGATATTTCTG GAAGTTCTATCAATCCCAGTGAACGAACATACCCTGAAGAAATGATTCAGACTGGGATATCTACAATTGATGTTATGAATTCTATTGCCCGTGGTCAGAAGATCCCTCTGTTTTCCGCTGCTGGTCTCCCACACAATGAAATTGCCGCTCAGATTTGCCGTCAGGCTGGTCTGGTAAAGTGTTTAGAGAAGAGTGACAATATCTTGGAG AGTTCCGAGGATGAAAATTTTGCGATTGTCTTTGCTGCTATGGGAGTAAACATGGAGACAGCACAATTTTTCAAGCGTGATTTTGAGGAAAATGGTTCAATGGAGAGAGTTACCTTATTTCTTAATCTG GCAAATGATCCAACTATCGAGCGTATTATCACCCCAAGAATTGCTCTCACCACAGCAGAATACTTGGCATATGAGTGCGGGAAGCATGTTCTTGTCATCCTGACTGACATGAGCTCATATGCCGATGCGCTTCGTGAA GTTTCTGCAGCTCGAGAGGAAGTACCTGGACGGCGTGGTTATCCTGGTTATATGTATACTGATTTGGCAACTATCTATGAGCGTGCTGGTCGAatagaaggaagaaaaggatcAATTACGCAGATACCCATTTTAACCATGCCTAATGATG ATATTACACATCCAACTCCTGATCTTACTGGTTATATCACTGAGGGACAGATCTACATTGACAGGCAACTACATAATCGACAG ATCTATCCACCGATTAATGTCCTTCCTTCACTCTCCCGGCTCATGAAG AGTGCTATTGGTGAAGGCATGACTCGCAGGGATCATTCTGATGTTTCGAACCAG CTGTATGCCAATTACGCCATAGGCAAGGACGTACAGGCGATGAAGGCAGTGGTTGGAGAGGAAGCGTTGTCATCAGAGGACCTG cTGTACCTCGAGTTTCTTGACAAGTTCGAGCGGAAGTTCGTGACACAAGGAGCATATGACACACGCAACATCTTCCAGTCGCTTGACCTCGCCTGGTCACTACTGCGCATCTTTCCCCGAGAGCTGCTTCACCGTATACCAGCGAAAACCCTTGACCAGTATTATAGCCGTGATGCCTCCCACTGA
- the LOC127758149 gene encoding V-type proton ATPase subunit B 2-like isoform X3 codes for MVVANGNVDTEEGTLEIGMEYRTVSGVAGPLVILDKVKGPKYQEIVNIRLGDGTTRRGQVLEVDGEKAVVQVFEGTSGIDNKYTTVQFTGEVLKTPVSLDMLGRVFNGSGKPIDNGPPILPEAYLDISGSSINPSERTYPEEMIQTGISTIDVMNSIARGQKIPLFSAAGLPHNEIAAQICRQAGLVKCLEKSDNILESSEDENFAIVFAAMGVNMETAQFFKRDFEENGSMERVTLFLNLANDPTIERIITPRIALTTAEYLAYECGKHVLVILTDMSSYADALREVSAAREEVPGRRGYPGYMYTDLATIYERAGRIEGRKGSITQIPILTMPNDDITHPTPDLTGYITEGQIYIDRQLHNRQIYPPINVLPSLSRLMKSAIGEGMTRRDHSDVSNQLYANYAIGKDVQAMKAVVGEEALSSEDLLYLEFLDKFERKFVTQGAYDTRNIFQSLDLAWSLLRIFPRELLHRIPAKTLDQYYSRDASH; via the exons ATGGTTGTTGCAAATGGTAATGTCGACACGGAGGAAGGAACTCTTGAGATTGGGATGG AGTACAGGACAGTCTCTGGAGTTGCTGGTCCTCTAGTCATTCTTGATAAAGTGAAG GGTCCTAAATACCAAGAAATTGTCAATATACGATTAGGAGATGGCACAACTAGGCGTGGTCAAGTGCTTGAAGTCGATGGGGAGAAAGCTGTTGTTCAG GTTTTCGAAGGAACATCTGGTATTGACAACAAATACACAACTGTACAATTCACCGGTGAG GTTCTAAAAACTCCAGTGTCACTGGATATGCTTGGACGTGTCTTCAATGGTTCTGGGAAACCTATAGATAATGGCCCACCGATTTTACCAGAGGCTTACTTGGATATTTCTG GAAGTTCTATCAATCCCAGTGAACGAACATACCCTGAAGAAATGATTCAGACTGGGATATCTACAATTGATGTTATGAATTCTATTGCCCGTGGTCAGAAGATCCCTCTGTTTTCCGCTGCTGGTCTCCCACACAATGAAATTGCCGCTCAGATTTGCCGTCAGGCTGGTCTGGTAAAGTGTTTAGAGAAGAGTGACAATATCTTGGAG AGTTCCGAGGATGAAAATTTTGCGATTGTCTTTGCTGCTATGGGAGTAAACATGGAGACAGCACAATTTTTCAAGCGTGATTTTGAGGAAAATGGTTCAATGGAGAGAGTTACCTTATTTCTTAATCTG GCAAATGATCCAACTATCGAGCGTATTATCACCCCAAGAATTGCTCTCACCACAGCAGAATACTTGGCATATGAGTGCGGGAAGCATGTTCTTGTCATCCTGACTGACATGAGCTCATATGCCGATGCGCTTCGTGAA GTTTCTGCAGCTCGAGAGGAAGTACCTGGACGGCGTGGTTATCCTGGTTATATGTATACTGATTTGGCAACTATCTATGAGCGTGCTGGTCGAatagaaggaagaaaaggatcAATTACGCAGATACCCATTTTAACCATGCCTAATGATG ATATTACACATCCAACTCCTGATCTTACTGGTTATATCACTGAGGGACAGATCTACATTGACAGGCAACTACATAATCGACAG ATCTATCCACCGATTAATGTCCTTCCTTCACTCTCCCGGCTCATGAAG AGTGCTATTGGTGAAGGCATGACTCGCAGGGATCATTCTGATGTTTCGAACCAG CTGTATGCCAATTACGCCATAGGCAAGGACGTACAGGCGATGAAGGCAGTGGTTGGAGAGGAAGCGTTGTCATCAGAGGACCTG cTGTACCTCGAGTTTCTTGACAAGTTCGAGCGGAAGTTCGTGACACAAGGAGCATATGACACACGCAACATCTTCCAGTCGCTTGACCTCGCCTGGTCACTACTGCGCATCTTTCCCCGAGAGCTGCTTCACCGTATACCAGCGAAAACCCTTGACCAGTATTATAGCCGTGATGCCTCCCACTGA
- the LOC127760791 gene encoding probable mitochondrial-processing peptidase subunit beta, mitochondrial, whose protein sequence is MAATSVVRSKRRLALPYLHRLLHSGPATPSPNRFLRHASPVPRDPDHSPFLRLPDARVSTLPTGLRVVTQAYPAATRMASVGVWVDAGSRFELPGTNGTAHFLEHMAFKGTTRRPTANALEVEIENMGARLNAYTSREQTTYFADVQGRDVPIALDVLSDILQYPCFPANALQRERGVILREMEEVQGMMDEVIFDHLHAAAFQGHPLGDTILGPVENIKSISKKDLEQYITTHYTCPRMVVSAAGAVNHDEVVDQVREFFTGFSTDPTTVDQLVEANPAIFTGSEVRVEQPEMPLTHFAIAFKGSSWANPSSIPLMVIQSILGTWNRSVGVGNCSGSALARGISNGNLAESMIAFNTNYRDTGLFGICTIAQPDSLYDLSQLIMQEFRRLAFEVSETEVARARNQLKSALLLHIDGSTAVSENNGRQMLTYGRVMPFLELFARIDAVDRDTVMETAKDFIIDKDIALAAVGPLTNLPELSWFRSHTYSDDEFSSRTFLQDAQNN, encoded by the exons ATGGCGGCCACCTCCGTCGTGCGATCGAAGCGCAGGCTCGCCCTGCCctacctccaccgcctcctccactccGGCCCCGCGACCCCTTCCCCCAACCGCTTCCTCCGCCACGCCTCGCCGGTGCCCCGCGACCCCGACCactcccccttcctccgcctccccgaCGCGCGCGTCTCCACGCTCCCCACGGGCCTCCGCGTCGTCACGCAGGCCTACCCGGCCGCCACGCGGATGGCCTCCGTCGGCGTCTGGGTCGACGCCGGCAGCCGGTTCGAGCTGCCCGGCACCAACGGCACGGCGCACTTCCTCGAGCACATGGCCTTCAAGGGCACCACGCGCCGGCCCACCGCGAACGCGCTCGAGGTGGAGATCGAGAACATGGGCGCGCGCCTCAACGCCTACACCTCCCGCGAGCAGACCACCTACTTCGCCGATGTGCAGGGGCGGGACGTGCCCATCGCGCTCGACGTCCTAAGCGATATCCTCCAGTACCCGTGCTTCCCCGCGAATGCCCTCCAGCGCGAGCGCGGCGTCATCCTCCGCGAGATGGAAGAG GTGCAAGGAATGATGGACGAGGTGATATTTGATCACTTGCATGCCGCAGCATTCCAAGGTCATCCGCTGGGTGACACAATACTAGGTCCTGTAGAGAATATTAAATCGATCTCTAAGAAAGATTTGGAGCAATACATTACAACTCACTATACCTGTCCTCGAATG GTTGTGTCTGCTGCTGGAGCTGTCAATCACGATGAGGTTGTTGATCAAGTGAGAGAATTTTTTACAGGATTCTCTACTGACCCAACTACTGTAGATCAACTTGTTGAAGCAAATCCAGCTATTTTTACTGGATCTGAG GTCCGTGTGGAGCAACCAGAGATGCCTCTAACGCACTTTGCAATTGCTTTCAAGGGTTCATCATGGGCTAACCCTAGCTCAATTCCTCTTATGGTGATCCAAAGCATATTGGGAACTTGGAATAGGAGCGTTGGGGTTGGGAACTGCTCAGG GTCTGCTTTAGCTCGTGGTATCAGCAACGGTAATTTAGCTGAGAGCATGATTGCATTCAACACTAACTACCGAGATACAGGATTGTTTGGCATCTGCACTATTGCTCAG CCGGATTCCCTATATGACCTATCACAGTTAATAATGCAAGAATTTAGAAGACTTGCATTTGAAGTGTCGGAAACAGAGGTTGCTCGTGCTCGTAATCAG TTGAAATCTGCTCTTTTACTTCACATTGACGGATCCACTGCTGTTTCTGAAAATAACGGCCGTCAG ATGCTAACGTATGGGCGAGTAATGCCATTCTTAGAGCTTTTTGCTCGCATTGATGCTGTTGACCGTGATACAGTAATGGAAACAGCTAAGGATTTCATAATTGACAAG GATATCGCCCTAGCTGCAGTGGGACCGCTCACGAATTTGCCGGAGCTTAGTTGGTTTCGCTCACATACATACTCGGATGATGAATTTAGTTCAAGAACGTTCTTGCAGGATGCACAGAATAATTGA